The segment ATCACAGGCGGTTGATGATGAGGCAACCGTAAGGATTTACTATGAAAGTAGATTGGCAAAGATTAGCCTCAGCGGGGAAGGTAAAAAGCTGGTGGCTGATTTAGATGAAGAACTAGGTGAGAATGATTTGGCAGAAACCCAAAAAGCCAAGACAAAATGGACACAACTTGAAGCTTTGATTGGCAGTGAAGACCGGGTAAGGCAAGTTGCACAGGACATTGTCAATCATTTTGAACTAAGACAAGAAGTTTTTGAAGGTAAGGGAATGATTGTGGCGATGTCAAGAAGAATCGCTGCCGATCTATATGGGGAAATTAATAAAATTAGACCAGAGTGGCATAGCGATGACTTGAAAAGGGGCGTCATCAAGGTAATCATGACCTCTTCATCATCCGACGGACCGAAAATGTCAAAACATCATTCAACAAAACAACAAAAAAGAATGTTAGCAGACAGGATGAGAGATCCGGAAGACGAATTGCAACTGGTAATTGTTCGGGATATGTGGCTTACTGGTTTTGATGCTCCTCCGCTACATACCATGTACATCGACAAGCCTATGAAGGGTCATAACCTAATGCAGGCTATTGCAAGAGTTAACAGAGTATATAAAGACAAGCCTGGTGGTTTAATAGTTGACTACATTGGCATTGCATCAGACCTGAAAAAAGCCTTATCATTTTACTCTGACAGTGGGGGGAAAGGTGACCCCGCCATTGCTCAGGAAAAAGCTGTTCAATTGATGCTAGAAAAGCTGGAAGTTATTTCGCAGATGTACCATGGATTTTCCTATGAGGACTACTTTGGTGCAGATACGTCAAAGAAACTATCGCTTATTCTTGCAGCCGAGGAACATATTTTAGGCCTTGAAGATGGCAAAAAAAGATACATAGACGAAGTAACTGCATTATCTAGTGCTTTTGCAATTGCGATTCCCCATGAACAAGCAATGGATGTCAAAGAGGAAGTTTCGTTTTTTCAGGCTGTGAAGGCCAGGTTGGTGAAGTTTGATAGCACCGGTACAGGTAAAACTGACGAAGAAATTGAAACCGCCATCAGGCAGGTTGTTGATAAAGCCTTAGTATCAGAGCAAGTAATTGATGTCTTTGATGCTGCAGGTATTAAGAAACCGGATATTTCCATACTTTCAGAAGATTTTCTTTTGGAAGTAAAAAACATGGAGCATAAAAACGTTGCTCTAGAAGTGCTTAAGAAACTGCTAAATGATGAAATAAAAGCAAGGACCAAAAAGAACCTGATACAAAGTAAGGCCTTAATGGAGATGCTTGAAAAATCCATCAAGAAATACCACAACAAGATAATAACAGCGGCAGAAGTTATCGAGGAATTGATTGAACTCGGTAAGAATATTCAAAAGATGGACAAGGAACCTCATGAAATGGGGTTGTCAGAATACGAGTATGCTTTTTATACAGCTATTGCAAACAATGATAGTGCCAGAGAACTAATGCAAAAAGAACAGCTGCGAGAATTGGCTGTAGTCCTCTTTGGTAAAGTGAAGGCAAACGCCTCGATAGACTGGACAATAAAGGAAAGCGTGAAAGCCAAGTTAAAGGTGATTGTAAAAAGGACTTTAAGGCAATATGGTTACCCTCCAGATATGCAGAAACTTGCAACAGAGACAGTGTTGAGGCAGGCTGAAATGATTGCAGAAGAGTTAACCCAGAGTTAAAGAAAAGTAAAGTCATGTTTTTCGCAGTTTGAGGTGAAATTTTTGAGCTTATTTTATAGTGAACTGAAGCATTTAGTTACTCCACAGTCTGCAAAAGAGCTAGTTGACTTTAACACTGAACAATCAATCGGTGTAAGTGGGCGTTTTGCTGAAGCACTATTGCTAAACGATGCAGTCAATATCCCTATTGGCGGTCCTGCTTTAGAAATAGTGGCTTTGATAAGATTGTTAGGTCAAAATGGGCTTGAAGCAATTTTCGACGTAGGGGCCTTAACTTTTAGTTTTCACCCTGGGACGTTTGCATATATTTCCCAATGCAAATAGAAGAGCCTTGTCACTAAAAAATGGACCTGGTATTACGTGGGTTAAGGGTAAAGGAAAAGAATGGGAGGAACCAATTGAAGCGGTCAAGTTCGCGTTAATAAAGCAATTGAATTATCCTTTTGGCAAAGCACGTAGATTTGCCCGAAAGGTTGAAAAATTTACTTCCTTTATACCTCATAAAGAAATATATGAAGGTATTGAGATATCCACGTATGAGACTGCACTACCTATTATCGCCCAAACAACCAATTTCAATGACCTGAGTGTCCTAAAGAACCTTGACAATAAAAAGGATAAAGATAAAGTTAGGCTACTTCTAGATATTGCAAAAGCTAACCTAGATCTTTCTTGTGCATCCTATTTAGATTGTCAATCTGTTTATGGCAATGAGTTAACCTGGCAAATTTTTGGTAAAGCTGTTTCAGGGAGCAAAGAAGATTTATCCAAAATAAATAGGATATTAGAGTTTGAAGATATACCAAAGTCAAGCGGGGATGGTTTGCCTCGGAAATAGTAAGTATGAGGACTGACGGCAATGTCGAGAAATTTAGAGAATGGTTAAGGGATTTGCCGTCTTATCCTGATAAAGATTTGCTAAAAGCGTATTATGAAAGCTTTTCAAAAATTAAAGGTGATAATCTTCCGGTTAAAACATTACGTTTCGGAATTCCTGCTTTCCTGGGCCTGTTGGGGCCTATTGGAACGGCAATAAGTGTTTCAATTTCAGTAGCGGACGCGTTCTGGGGTAATCGAGTCATTAATGGCTGGAACCCTAAATTGTTTATTGAGAAACATTTTAGGTATAAATAGAAAATCGTTAAACCAAATTCACCTATCCCTTCTACGTCTTGTTGGCCAAAAAGGTCCTTTTAGTCCTAAAACTTCAATCTTTGTTTTATGTAATCTGGGGTTGCAAAACGAGTATTCATCGTGTCTCTAATATTGTGCAAAGCAGAACGGAATTAAACAAAAGACATATTTTAACAAAAAAAATTGGAATCATGAAATGAACTCATTTTCGGAGGTAAAAATATATGACTGTTCTAACAGCAGAAAAATTGATGAAGCTGACCTCGCAAGACTTAACTAAAAACATAGAATTGCACGTCCATGATTGCCCGGCAAGAATATCATTAATGATATCCCGTCCAAATTTATTAGATTATTGGTCTGATATTTTAACAGACCTTTCAACGAACATAATTCTGAAGGAAATAGGGTATGACCTATTGTCATCAATATATATAAGTACTAATGGCATGTATAGAAATGCTTACATAAGTTTGAGAAGTGCAGTAGAGCTAGGCATAAGCTTTTTCTATTTTACCGACCATAACTACCATTTTTTGCAATGGAAAAGAAATGTATTTGACATGACATGGAGCAGGTTAGTTGACGTAGATAAGGGAGTTTTATCTAATAAATATCTGTCTTTATTTAATGAGGCTTTTAACACCGAATTATTCATAGAAACAGTAAAAGAAATATATAGAAATTGTTCGGAATATGTCCATGGAAAATATGAATATATGCATTCTATAGGTACTCAAAGGATTACCTATGATAAAGCAAAGTTCATGCAATGGAGTACTATATTTTTGAGGACAGTGGAACTCCTACTAATATTACTTTCAGTAAGGTTTACCGAAAAAATTAATGACTTAAACCAAGACCATAAGGAAACCATGAATGAAATTTATAAAAATTTGGGATTTGGGGAGTTGGAAATAAATAATGAGTAATGTTATGCTAGATGATTTCATTTTTAGAACAGAGGATATTAAAGAAGAAGAACTTCTTGATTTGTACGTAGAGTCAAAGATGGACAGAGAGAATATAAACTTTATCAAAACAAAAGCTCCGCTTTTATTAGTCGGAAGCCGAGGTACTGGAAAAACGATGCTATTAAGGGTAGCGGAAAAGGAATTAGACGATTCTTTTGAGCAAGAAAGGGTTCTTTGTGTTTTGGTTAGCTTCAAAAAAGCTATTTTTTTGGAAGCAGTAGAAGACCCTCAATACTTTAGACAGTGGATGATAGCGAAAATACTTTTTACATTAAAAAGAAAAATTGAAAAAAAAGGTCTTATGCTCTCTGAACCGGGCATCTTTGCGCGTTATTTCGACATTGGTGCAGGCCAGGACGAGACCCTTACTGATAGACTAGGGGGATTTATTAAAGTATTAGAACAATCATCACGGAAAAGAGACTTTGACGTAAAAAATGAAATACGGAAAATCATGAATTATGATACGGAAGATATAGAGATATTGAATGAAGTTGACTATTTGCATGCTTTAGTTGAAGACCTTTGCCAAGTACTAAATATTGATAGACTCATTTTTTTGTTTGATGAAGCCTGCCACAACTTTATTCCTTCACAACAAAGGCAATTCTTTACGTTATTTAGGGATCTAAGGTCATCACTTATTTCATGTAAGGCAGCAGTTTACCCTGGAATAACCTCTTATGGAACGTTTCAACAATTTCATGACGCTTCAGTTAGAAAAGTGGAACGTGACCTTCAAGAACCAGGTTTTGTGCCATTAATGAGGGAAATTGTTAGAAACCAGGTGAGTGATGAGATATATAAAAAGTTAGAGCAACAAGGGGAACTCTTTGATTGTTTGATATATGCTGCTACTGGTAACCCAAGATTATTGTTAAAGAGCATCTATTTATCTACTAGCAAAAGTTTTAACTCCAACAATGTGAATAATACTTTAAAAGAGTTCTATAGAACAAACATATGGAACGAACATACTAAATTGGGTGAGATCTACAGAGGGCACAAAAGTTTAGTTGACTGGGGAAGGGACTTTATTGAGAAGGTTGTATTAGTCGATACAAATGAAAAAAATGAATCAAGAATCAATGAAGGACGAACACAACAAACGATTTATTTTGCTATACATCGTGATGCTCCCGAAGCAGTAAAACATGCAATTAGAATTCTTGAGTATTCCGGGATTGTATCAATTGAGACTGAAGGAACAAGAGTAAGAGGGAAAGTTTTTGATAGATATCAAATAAATATTGGAATCATATTAAGTACAGTTAAGACTCCTACTTTATTAGCCAGAAACTTAATACAGGGGTTATCAGTAAAGCTATATACAGATTATGGAATGAATTCGCCGCACTACCAAGGCATTACCCATTTTTCGGAAGATCAGGTTAATTTTAATGATGTTATTGAACACGTGTTACGAATATCGGTTGAGGGACTGGATATAACAGAATTTCAATGTCAACGAATTAAAGAAGCTGGATTTAAAACATTGGGCGATATACTAGAGGGCAGCGAGGATAACTTGCAAAAGGCTGTAAACATTGGACCGAAAAGAGCTAGAAGAATTTGGAATGTAGCCTATAATGCTACTATGGAATATTTTTCGGGTTAACTAAACGTTTCCAAACTTTAACCGTTTCACCCGTTACGCAGAACCGTATCACAAGTAACGGTAATTTTTACCCATTGGCATTCAGGCTTTAATTATCAACCGTTACCATTAACGGTTACAGAGGACTAAAAACATTTGTGAACAACCAAGAGGAAGCTAAGAAGTTCTGGACGCAAAAACTTAATTTTGATTCCCCTGCAAAAACCCCTAAAAAAAGGTCTTAAAAAGGAAGATTTTACCCCCTTCGCGTCGAAGTAATAATGGTAGAAACCATTGGTAGGTCTACACTTGAGGCGAAGGGGCGTGCAAAGAATGTTTAGAAAAAACGATGGTCATTTGCAGGAAGAATTGTTCAGTCACTATCAAACCATGAACCCTAAAATAGCTAAAATGCTGAAAGATA is part of the Metallumcola ferriviriculae genome and harbors:
- a CDS encoding type I restriction endonuclease subunit R codes for the protein MTNRITENSIEKFAIQLLEKVGYQYIYAPDVAPDSVSPERKSFEDVLLLERLQKAVGRINPKIPVDVRLDAIKEIQRLSSPELIANNEAFHRMLTEGINVSVQKNGNDRGDLVWLVDFNQPENNEFIITNQFTVIENGVNKRPDIILFVNGLPLVVIELKNPADENATVKSAFKQFQTYMETIPSLFTYNSIMVISDGLEAKAGSLSAGLSRFLTWKSSDGKTEASPLIGQLETLIKGMLNKETLLDLISHFIVFEKSKKEDKETGVITIQTVKKLAAYHQYYAVNRAVESTLRAAGYLSHCWSGLDIAMESPESYGLNGVNQQPTGDRKGGVVWHTQGSGKSLSMVFYTGKIVLAMDNPTIVVITDRNDLDDQLFDTFAASKQLLRQDPMQAEDRGQLKKLLKVTSGGVVFTTIQKFQPGEGNVYEELSDRKNIIVIADEAHRTQYGFKAKTVDAKDDHGNIIGKKIVYGFAKYMRDALPNATYLGFTGTPIEKTDVNTPAVFGNYVDVYDISQAVDDEATVRIYYESRLAKISLSGEGKKLVADLDEELGENDLAETQKAKTKWTQLEALIGSEDRVRQVAQDIVNHFELRQEVFEGKGMIVAMSRRIAADLYGEINKIRPEWHSDDLKRGVIKVIMTSSSSDGPKMSKHHSTKQQKRMLADRMRDPEDELQLVIVRDMWLTGFDAPPLHTMYIDKPMKGHNLMQAIARVNRVYKDKPGGLIVDYIGIASDLKKALSFYSDSGGKGDPAIAQEKAVQLMLEKLEVISQMYHGFSYEDYFGADTSKKLSLILAAEEHILGLEDGKKRYIDEVTALSSAFAIAIPHEQAMDVKEEVSFFQAVKARLVKFDSTGTGKTDEEIETAIRQVVDKALVSEQVIDVFDAAGIKKPDISILSEDFLLEVKNMEHKNVALEVLKKLLNDEIKARTKKNLIQSKALMEMLEKSIKKYHNKIITAAEVIEELIELGKNIQKMDKEPHEMGLSEYEYAFYTAIANNDSARELMQKEQLRELAVVLFGKVKANASIDWTIKESVKAKLKVIVKRTLRQYGYPPDMQKLATETVLRQAEMIAEELTQS
- a CDS encoding helix-hairpin-helix domain-containing protein gives rise to the protein MSNVMLDDFIFRTEDIKEEELLDLYVESKMDRENINFIKTKAPLLLVGSRGTGKTMLLRVAEKELDDSFEQERVLCVLVSFKKAIFLEAVEDPQYFRQWMIAKILFTLKRKIEKKGLMLSEPGIFARYFDIGAGQDETLTDRLGGFIKVLEQSSRKRDFDVKNEIRKIMNYDTEDIEILNEVDYLHALVEDLCQVLNIDRLIFLFDEACHNFIPSQQRQFFTLFRDLRSSLISCKAAVYPGITSYGTFQQFHDASVRKVERDLQEPGFVPLMREIVRNQVSDEIYKKLEQQGELFDCLIYAATGNPRLLLKSIYLSTSKSFNSNNVNNTLKEFYRTNIWNEHTKLGEIYRGHKSLVDWGRDFIEKVVLVDTNEKNESRINEGRTQQTIYFAIHRDAPEAVKHAIRILEYSGIVSIETEGTRVRGKVFDRYQINIGIILSTVKTPTLLARNLIQGLSVKLYTDYGMNSPHYQGITHFSEDQVNFNDVIEHVLRISVEGLDITEFQCQRIKEAGFKTLGDILEGSEDNLQKAVNIGPKRARRIWNVAYNATMEYFSG